A stretch of uncultured Fibrobacter sp. DNA encodes these proteins:
- a CDS encoding type II toxin-antitoxin system RelB/DinJ family antitoxin, producing the protein MSQTTFSIRMESDLKKEFDELCEEFGMSMTTAINVFARAVVRERRIPFEVSSATVPQFVAERRTFYDASGRTMAGRMLNTMQQLSADAARAGASEMSLDEINAEIDAARNGR; encoded by the coding sequence ATGTCGCAGACTACATTCAGCATCAGGATGGAATCCGACCTTAAAAAGGAATTTGACGAATTGTGCGAAGAATTCGGCATGTCCATGACGACGGCTATCAATGTCTTCGCTCGTGCGGTCGTGCGTGAACGTCGAATTCCGTTTGAGGTTTCTTCCGCAACTGTTCCGCAGTTTGTGGCAGAACGTCGAACTTTTTATGATGCTTCTGGACGGACAATGGCCGGCAGGATGCTGAATACCATGCAGCAACTTTCCGCCGATGCGGCTCGTGCTGGCGCTTCCGAAATGTCTTTGGACGAAATCAATGCAGAAATCGACGCGGCAAGGAATGGTCGATGA